Proteins encoded together in one Asterias rubens chromosome 4, eAstRub1.3, whole genome shotgun sequence window:
- the LOC117289626 gene encoding paraplegin-like, whose amino-acid sequence MYRCLSRSSLQFGKKYHFYNHRCYETAQTNGRRKTSRLSCSCTTTSQIRPSTGTNNLYATCPQNIHLNLRDHPCHSRPFSTSRSSFDVSKWRTAASKRITNIQDSISTKYFKREYFALTRILERSGLNSIPALQRLQGLGNINLFSSSRPTNQQRNQNENGKEEEEEDSAKRGGEGDNIRMLLVLMLILTLLNFLSKGDEAQSVSWQTFVNEMLMKGEVKYVSLTYYDSDGSGQSSNPESDVVHVYVHDGAIIMGREVGRGQPNHFRMRVGNINKFETKLRRIEDSLGIAIHDRIQVKYKHITSDGLSSIMGTVLVMAVLFYIIRSAMKGGGGMNTFSQMTKAKFTLVEEGGSKGVTFRDVAGLQEAKVEVMEFVDYLKRPGKYQELGAKVPKGALLLGPPGCGKTLLAKAVATEANVPFMAMAGSEFVEMIGGLGAARVRNLFKEARKRSPCIVYIDELDAIGRKRSDNASVGSSGEEEQTLNQLLVEMDGMGTQKGVIMLASTNRADILDRALLRPGRFDRHIMIDSPTLIERKEIFEVHLKKLTLELKPEAYSTRLAQLTPGMSGADIANVCNEAALHAARESKKVVGAADFESAIERVIAGATKVNRVMSEEERRVVAFHESGHALTGWLLEHTDALMKVSILPRASAALGFAQYLPSDQKLYSTEQLFDRMCMALGGRAAEALIFNKITTGAQDDLNKVTKMAYSQIQSYGMNERVGQVSFTEGKSSELGKRPYSQRLQSVIDEEARKLVTKAYRTTEKLLKDNSDKLKKLSHELLKTEVLNYVDVEAILGPPPFGEKKQLNIDEFDVFAEEENGDDGNNNGDGASRNKKKEQDNEYS is encoded by the exons ATGTATAGATGTCTTTCTCGATCCAGCCTTCAATTCGGCAAAAAATATCACTTTTATAATCATCGGTGTTACGAAACTGCACAAACAAATGGTAGACGCAAAACAAGCCGTTTATCTTGCAGTTGCACTACCACCAGTCAAATCAGGCCTTCAACAGGGACGAATAATTTATATGCAACCTGTCCGCAGAATATACATTTAAACCTGAGAGACCATCCTTGCCATTCAAGGCCCTTTTCAACTTCAAGAAGTTCCTTTGATGTTTCAAAGTGGAGAACGGCAGCGTCCAAACGAATTACAAACATTCAAGATTCA ATTTCGACGAAATATTTTAAGCGAGAATATTTTGCATTAACCAGAATTCTTGAGCGATCTGGTCTTAACAGCATACCAGCTCTTCAACGTCTTCAAGGATTAG GGAATATCAACTTGTTCAGCTCTTCACGACCCACCAATCAGCAAcgaaaccaaaatgaaaatggaaaggaagaagaagaagaag ATTCGGCCAAGCGAGGGGGTGAGGGTGATAATATCAGAATGCTTTTGGTCCTCATGCTGATCCTGACTCTGCTTAATTTCTTGTCCAAGGGAGACGAGGCACAGAGTGTGTCTTGGCAGACGTTTGTCAATGAGATGCTGATGAAGGGGGAG GTCAAGTACGTGTCTTTGACGTATTACGACTCAGATGGAAGTGGTCAGAGTTCCAATCCAGAATCTGATGTTGTTCATGTCTACGTTCACGATGGAGCCATCATCATGGGTAGAGAG gttGGACGCGGTCAGCCCAATCATTTCCGTATGCGAGTTGGAAACATCAATAAGTTTGAAACCAAGTTAAGGAGAATTGAGGATAGCCTGGGTATAGCCATCCATGATAGG ATCCAGGTGAAGTATAAGCACATTACCAGCGATGGTCTGTCGAGTATCATGGGTACTGTGCTAGTCATGGCAGTCTTGTTCTACATCATACGCTCTGCAATGAAGGGCGGTGGTGGGATGAACACCTTCAGTCAGATGA CTAAGGCAAAGTTTACTCTCGTTGAAGAAGGTGGGTCAAAGGGCGTGACCTTTAGAGATGTCGCTGGCCTCCAGGAAGCAAAGGTGGAGGTCATGGAGTTTGTAGACTACCTCAAGAGACCTGGGAAGTATCAGGAACTCGGAGCAAAG GTCCCCAAAGGAGCCCTTCTTCTTGGGCCTCCAGGCTGCGGTAAAACCCTCCTAGCTAAGGCTGTAGCTACAGAGGCTAATGTTCCCTTCATGGCTATGGCAGGGTCAGAGTTTGTTGAGATGATCGGCGGGCTTGGTGCGGCTAGAGTCAGGAACCTCTTTAAGGAAGCTAGGAAACGATCGCCGTGTATCGTCTACATTGATGAACTGGATGCTATTGGTAGAAAGAGGTCAGATAA TGCTTCAGTTGGAAGTTCAGGAGAAGAAGAACAGACACTGAACCAACTACTGGTTGAGATGGATGGAATGGGAACACAGAAAGGAGTCATCATGTTGGCTTCTACTAATAGAGCTGACATTCTGGATAGA GCTCTCCTTAGGCCCGGGAGATTTGACCGTCACATCATGATTGATTCCCCAACCCTGATAGAGAGGAAGGAGATATTTGAGGTGCACCTCAAGAAGCTGACACTGGAGCTGAAACCCGAGGCATACTCTACAAGACTGGCTCAGCTAACACCAGGCATGAGTG GTGCAGATATAGCAAACGTCTGCAACGAAGCAGCTCTTCACGCAGCGCGTGAAAGCAAAAAGGTAGTTGGTGCTGCGGACTTTGAGAGCGCTATCGAGCGTGTCATCGCAGGTGCCACAAAGGTCAACCGGGTCATGTCTGAAGAGGAGCGTCGGGTCGTTGCTTTCCATGAATCAGGCCACGCTCTGACGGGTTGGTTGCTTGAACACACCGATGCTTTGATGAAGGTTTCCATCTTACCCCGTGCCAGTGCAGCCTTAGGATTTGCTCAGTATCTACCTTCGGACCAGAAACTCTACTCAACTGAACAG CTCTTTGATCGTATGTGTATGGCACTTGGAGGAAGGGCAGCTGAGGCGCTCATATTCAACAAAATCACCACAG GTGCTCAGGACGACCTTAACAAGGTGACCAAGATGGCGTACTCCCAGATCCAGTCTTACGGAATGAATGAAAGAGTCGGTCAGGTGTCATTCACTGAAGGCAAATCAAGTGAACTTGGGAAGAGACCTTACAGTCAGAGACTACAGAGTGTGATTGATGAG GAAGCACGTAAACTTGTAACAAAGGCTTACAGAACGACAGAGAAACTGTTAAAGGACAACTCGGACAAACTGAAAAAG TTGTCACATGAACTTCTCAAGACTGAAGTTCTGAATTATGTAGATGTGGAGGCCATCCTTGGCCCGCCTCCTTTTGGTGAAAAGAAGCAACTGAATATTGATGAGTTTGATGTCTTCGCTGAGGAGGAGAACGGAGACGATGGAAACAACAATGGAGATGGTGCTTCAAGGAATAAGAAGAAGGAACAAGATAATGAATATTCGTag